In Methanomicrobiales archaeon, the following are encoded in one genomic region:
- the rplX gene encoding 50S ribosomal protein L24: MTITRSEQPRKQRRAQKNAPNHAKSRFLSAPLAADLREKYGRRSARVVTGDTVRVLRGDFAGEEGTVESVDTVTSMLVIGGVSLVKADGKEVPRPVHASNVVITRLNLEDGRRSESFAGGR, from the coding sequence ATGACGATTACACGCAGCGAACAGCCCAGAAAGCAGCGCAGGGCACAGAAGAACGCGCCGAACCACGCGAAGAGCCGTTTCCTCTCCGCTCCCCTCGCGGCCGATCTGCGGGAGAAGTACGGGCGGAGAAGCGCCCGCGTGGTGACGGGAGACACCGTCCGGGTGCTCCGCGGCGACTTCGCCGGAGAGGAGGGCACGGTCGAGTCCGTGGACACCGTAACCAGCATGCTGGTGATCGGCGGAGTGTCCCTGGTCAAGGCGGACGGCAAAGAGGTGCCGCGGCCCGTCCACGCCTCGAATGTGGTGATCACCAGGCTGAACCTGGAAGACGGGCGCCGGAGCGAATCGTTCGCGGGAGGTCGCTGA
- a CDS encoding 50S ribosomal protein L14 encodes MKAKQSTVPRPLNVGTRLICADNTGARLVEVVSVDRFHGVMRRSPRLGLGDVATVAVKKGTPDMRRKLEKAVVIRQRKEFRRIDGLRVSFDENAVVIVNEKHEPKGTEIKGPVAREVAERFPKIGSMATIIV; translated from the coding sequence ATGAAGGCGAAGCAGTCCACGGTGCCCCGTCCGCTGAACGTGGGTACCCGCCTGATCTGCGCGGACAATACCGGCGCCCGCCTGGTCGAGGTCGTCTCCGTGGACCGGTTCCACGGCGTGATGCGGCGGTCCCCGCGGCTGGGGCTCGGGGACGTGGCCACGGTGGCTGTCAAGAAGGGCACGCCCGACATGCGCCGCAAGCTGGAGAAGGCCGTCGTGATCCGCCAGAGGAAGGAGTTCCGGCGCATCGACGGGCTCCGGGTCTCCTTCGACGAGAACGCGGTCGTCATCGTGAACGAGAAGCACGAGCCCAAGGGGACGGAGATCAAGGGCCCGGTCGCACGCGAGGTCGCCGAGCGGTTCCCGAAGATCGGCTCCATGGCGACGATCATCGTCTAG
- a CDS encoding 30S ribosomal protein S17, giving the protein MARNIGLDVKPPSKECTDVFCPFHGTLPVRGQVITGNVVSDRMEGSVVVGREYLHYVKKFNRYEKRSSGIHAHNPPCINAREGDRVKIAECRPISKTKHFVVVEVLAP; this is encoded by the coding sequence ATGGCACGTAACATAGGATTGGACGTCAAGCCTCCGAGCAAGGAGTGCACCGACGTATTTTGTCCGTTTCACGGCACCTTGCCGGTGCGCGGCCAGGTGATCACCGGCAACGTCGTGAGCGACCGAATGGAAGGATCGGTAGTCGTGGGACGCGAGTACCTGCACTACGTCAAGAAGTTCAACCGCTACGAGAAGCGGAGCTCCGGCATCCATGCCCACAACCCTCCCTGCATCAACGCCCGGGAGGGTGACCGGGTGAAGATCGCCGAGTGCAGGCCAATCTCCAAGACCAAGCATTTCGTCGTGGTGGAGGTGCTCGCCCCATGA
- a CDS encoding ribonuclease P protein component 1 yields MGSPITRDTVLRHELIGLAASVVDARNPTHRGMQGMIVDETRSMIVISTASGEKKIPKRHTTFRLWLPDGTVVDVQGSALEMRPEKRVDIRGK; encoded by the coding sequence ATGGGATCTCCGATAACGCGCGATACCGTGCTCCGCCACGAACTGATCGGGCTGGCGGCATCCGTTGTGGACGCCCGCAACCCGACGCACCGGGGTATGCAGGGGATGATCGTCGACGAGACCCGGAGCATGATCGTGATCAGCACGGCATCGGGCGAGAAGAAGATCCCCAAGCGCCACACCACGTTCCGGCTCTGGCTGCCGGATGGCACCGTGGTGGACGTGCAGGGGTCCGCGCTCGAGATGCGGCCCGAGAAGCGAGTCGATATCAGAGGTAAATAA
- the rpmC gene encoding 50S ribosomal protein L29 has product MAIFRANEVHQMRDTELAEQLQKLQMELVQKYGKVGTGGSTENPGRIRELKRTIARIKTEMNQRARRAPEA; this is encoded by the coding sequence GTGGCCATCTTCCGCGCCAACGAGGTCCACCAGATGCGGGACACGGAGCTCGCCGAGCAGCTCCAGAAGCTGCAGATGGAGCTCGTCCAGAAGTACGGAAAGGTGGGCACCGGCGGATCGACGGAGAACCCCGGGCGCATCCGCGAGCTGAAGAGAACGATAGCACGGATCAAGACCGAGATGAACCAGAGGGCCCGCCGGGCTCCTGAAGCGTGA
- a CDS encoding 30S ribosomal protein S3, giving the protein MAVERRFVAEGVRKVRVERYLQKELKRAGYGGMDFARTPLGTQVTIYAEKPGIVIGKGGKLVRQITQDLATQFGVETPQVEVLQVQNPNYNAQIMAERLANALERGWYFRKAGSSIIRRVMESGALGCEVIIAGKLTGPRARVQKFVEGYIKHAGEPSIAIVERGYAVAVKKLGVIGVQVKIIPPQAALPDDFRVVEAAKEEAPPGITVTEVGEEVEAALPEEEFEEEV; this is encoded by the coding sequence ATGGCAGTGGAGAGGCGGTTCGTCGCCGAAGGCGTGCGCAAGGTGCGTGTCGAGCGCTACCTCCAGAAGGAGCTGAAGCGTGCCGGCTACGGCGGCATGGACTTCGCCCGCACACCGCTCGGCACCCAGGTGACCATCTATGCCGAGAAGCCGGGGATCGTGATCGGCAAGGGCGGGAAACTGGTGCGGCAGATCACGCAGGATCTGGCAACCCAGTTCGGCGTGGAGACCCCCCAGGTGGAGGTGCTGCAGGTCCAGAACCCGAACTACAACGCCCAGATCATGGCGGAGAGGCTGGCAAACGCCCTGGAGCGGGGCTGGTACTTCCGGAAGGCGGGCTCCAGCATCATCCGCCGTGTGATGGAGTCCGGAGCCCTGGGCTGCGAGGTCATCATCGCCGGCAAGCTGACCGGCCCCCGGGCCCGGGTGCAGAAGTTCGTCGAAGGCTACATCAAGCACGCCGGTGAACCGAGCATCGCCATCGTCGAGAGGGGCTATGCGGTCGCCGTGAAGAAGCTCGGGGTGATCGGCGTCCAGGTCAAGATCATCCCGCCGCAGGCAGCGCTCCCGGACGACTTCAGGGTCGTCGAGGCGGCGAAGGAGGAGGCTCCGCCCGGGATCACCGTGACGGAGGTCGGCGAGGAGGTCGAGGCGGCGCTTCCCGAAGAGGAGTTCGAGGAGGAGGTGTAG
- a CDS encoding 50S ribosomal protein L22, protein MARTRYSMQVEGEGFARAKANELPISPKHAIEIANFIRFMRTDAAIDYLKQVAEKKKAIPFKRFNRNVAHRRGLQGWDAGRFPQKAAREFIRLLESVGKNAEYSGLDTSRLKIIHVSANRGRRFEGYFPRAMGRATPKRRETVNLEVIVKEVE, encoded by the coding sequence ATGGCAAGGACCAGGTATTCCATGCAGGTTGAGGGGGAGGGGTTCGCCCGCGCCAAGGCCAACGAACTGCCCATATCGCCCAAGCACGCGATCGAGATCGCGAACTTCATCCGCTTCATGCGGACGGATGCGGCGATCGACTACCTGAAGCAGGTCGCGGAGAAGAAGAAGGCGATTCCCTTCAAGCGGTTCAACCGCAACGTGGCGCACCGGCGGGGGCTCCAGGGCTGGGACGCGGGGCGGTTCCCGCAGAAGGCGGCCCGGGAGTTCATCCGCCTGCTCGAGTCCGTCGGGAAGAACGCGGAGTACAGCGGGCTGGACACGTCCCGACTCAAGATCATCCATGTATCCGCCAACCGGGGACGGCGGTTCGAGGGCTACTTCCCCCGGGCGATGGGGCGGGCGACTCCGAAGAGGCGCGAGACCGTCAATCTGGAAGTTATCGTGAAGGAGGTGGAGTGA